One region of Glycine max cultivar Williams 82 chromosome 9, Glycine_max_v4.0, whole genome shotgun sequence genomic DNA includes:
- the LOC102664157 gene encoding uncharacterized protein: protein MKDKERHLARFLDIFKKLEITMPFGEALQQMLLYSKFLKDMLTWKSKYIHSDTIVVEGNFSAMIQCILLPKHKDPRSVTIPCSIGVVSVGKALIDLGASINLMSLSMCWRIGELEIMLRRMMLQLADCSITRSYGVIKDVLVRVKNFTFLADFVVMDIE, encoded by the coding sequence ATGAAGGACAAAGAAAGACATCTAGCTCGGTTTCTTgacatcttcaagaaattggagattACTATGCCCTTCGGAGAGGCTTTACAGCAGATGTTGCTCTactctaaattcttgaaggacaTGCTAACTTGGAAGAGCAAGTATATACATAGTGACACCATTGTTGTGGAAGGAAATTTTAGCGCAATGATTCAATGCATCCTTCTACCCAAGCACAAGGATCCCAGAAGTGTCACCATTCCTTGCTCTATCGGTGTAGTTTCTGTTGGTAAGGCTCTTATTGATTTAGGAGCCAGCATTAATTTAATGTCGCTCTCTATGTGCTGGAGGATAGGAGAGCTGGAAATAATGCTAAGAAGAATGATGCTGCAGTTAGCAGACTGCTCCATCACCAGGTCGTATGGAGTTATAAAGGATGTTTTGGTCCGAGTTAAGAACTTCACTTTCCTAGCTGATTTTGTTGTCATGGACATTGAATAA
- the LOC102664031 gene encoding U-box domain-containing protein 15-like: MDQKVGPTEILKRDTFLGNWGMLTEGSQLLKQGDYLWCVGYWQVLFVWLSFFSALQSKVTNLDLKAQDFDMDGTIGLFEELDIDQSGSVFMRNWNAKFGGHLLISLIEEWCDNNNFKLPKKYNSSHQETYPIDSKEEIPALVESLSSIHLEEQTIAMEKIHMLSKEIQENRVFVAEHGGIPPLVQLLCYPDSKIQEHAVTTLLNLSIDEGNKSLISTKGVIPTIIEVLENGSYVAKENSAVALLSLLMLDEIKDIVGQSNGFPPLVDLLRNRTITRKKDVVTAIFNLSINHATKVLHIRAGIIAPLLQLLKDPNLRMIDEAPSILLLLISNSEAREEIGQISFIETLVEFMREGSTWGECNPENLKSMKENS; encoded by the exons ATGGACCAAAAAGTTGGTCCAACTGAAATTTTGAAGAG GGATACTTTTCTTGGTAACTGGGGTATGTTGACAGAAGGTTCTCAACTACTCAAGCAAGGAGACTATTTATGGTGTGTTGGATATTGGCAGGTACTATTTGTTTGGCTCAGCTTTTTCTCTGCATTGCAAAGTAAAGTAACCAATTTAGATTTGAAGGCACAAGATTTTGATATGGATGGAACTATTGGGTTATTTGAAGAGCTTGACATTGATCAGTCTGGTTCAGT ATTTATGAGGAACTGGAATGCCAAATTTGGTGGGCATTTATTGATCAG CTTGATTGAAGAATGGTGTGACAACAACAACTTCAAACTTCCTAAAAAATACAATTCTTCACATCAAGAAACCTATCCTATAGATAGCAAAGAGGAAATTCCAGCTTTGGTTGAAAGCCTATCATCTATTCATTTAGAAGAGCAGACAATAGCAATGGAGAAGATACATATGCTATCAAAGGAAATTCAGGAGAATAGGGTTTTCGTTGCTGAACATGGAGGAATACCACCACTAGTGCAACTCTTGTGCTATCCAGATTCAAAAATACAAGAACATGCAGTGACAACACTTTTGAATTTATCAATTGATGAGGGTAACAAGAGTCTTATATCCACAAAAGGTGTCATTCCAACTATCATAGAAGTTTTGGAGAATGGTAGTTATGTGGCTAAGGAGAACTCAGCCGTAGCTTTATTGAGCTTGTTAATGCTTGATGAGATTAAAGATATTGTTGGTCAATCAAATGGGTTCCCACCTTTGGTGGATTTGTTAAGGAATAGAACAATTACAAGGAAGAAAGATGTTGTGACAGCTATTTTTAACTTATCTATCAACCATGCAACTAAAGTACTGCATATTAGAGCTGGCATTATCGCACCATTGCTTCAATTGCTGAAGGACCCAAACTTGAGAATGATAGATGAGGCTCCCTCCATTTTGTTACTCCTTATATCAAATTCAGAAGCAAGAGAAGAGATTGGACAAATTAGTTTCATTGAAACCCTTGTTGAGTTCATGAGAGAAGGGAGTACATGGGGAGAATGTAATCCAGAAAATTTGAAAAGCATGAAAGAAAACTCATGA